The following DNA comes from Kaistia sp. 32K.
TCTTCGTCCTCGCCGGCTTTGTCGGCTTCCAGGCCATCACCCGCGTGCCGCCGCTGCTGCACACGCCGCTGATGGCCGCCACCAACGCCATTTCCGGCATCTCGCTCGTCGCCTCGATCGTGCTCGCCGGCGCCAACCAGAGCGTGCTCAGCACCGTGCTCGGCACCATCGCCGTCGGCTGCGCCATGGCCAACGTCGTCGGCGGCTTCCTGATCACGGATCGCATGCTCGCCATGTTCGACAAGGCCAAGGCCGCCAAGCAGGAGGAGCGCGCGAGCGCTAGGGTCCATTGATCGACATCGTCATCCAGCTTTCCTACCTGCTGGCCTCGGTCCTCTTCATCTTCGCGCTGCGCTCGCTGAGCCGTCCGGATACGGCGCGGCGCGGCATGCAGCTTGCCGCCTTCGGCATGCTGATCGCCGTCGCGGCGACGCTGCTCCATGCCCGCATCGTCACCTATGAGTGGATCCTGATCGGCGCCGCCGTCGGCGCGCTGATCGGCTACCCGCTCGGCATGTGGGTGCCGATGACGGCCATGCCGCAGCGCATCGCCTTCAGCCACGCTTTCGGCGCGCTGGCCGCGACCCTCGTCGGCATCGGCGAATACGCGCATCTCTATCACGAGCAAAGCCTGACCCGCGGCGTCATGACGGCGCTCGGCTTCGAGGTGCTGCTCGGCGCGCTGACGGTGACGGGAAGCCTGATGGCCTTCGGCAAGCTGCAGGAACTGCTGCCCGGCCGGCCGATCACCTTCCCCCTCCAGAACTACTTCAACCTGGCCCTCTTCGCCCTCGGCGTCGCCGGCTTGGTCTGGGTGGTGCTGTTCCCGTATGACGTCTGGGTCTTCGCTGCGATCTGCGCGATCGGCCTCATCGTCGGTATATTGATCGTCATGCCGATCGGCGGCGCCGACATGCCGGTGGTGGTCTCGCTGCTCAATGCCTATGCCGGCCTTGCCGCGGTAGCGACGGGCTTCGCCCTCGACAACAACGTACTGATCGTCGTCGGCGCGCTGGACGGCGCCAGCGGCTTCATCCTCTCGGTCGCCATGAGCAAGGCGATGAACCGCTCCTTCGCCAACGTGCTGTTCGGCGCCTTCGGTTCGGCGGGCGGTCCCGACGAGGCCGCGGCTTCCGGAGCCTCCGGCGATATGACGGCGATCCAGGTCGACGACGCGGCGCTCCGCCTCGCCTTCGCCAACCGCGTCATCATCGTGCCGGGCTACGGCCTCGCCGTGGCGCAGGCGCAGCACCAGGCGCGCGAGCTGGTGGATCTGCTGGAGAAGCGCGGCGTCGACGTCCGCTTCGCCATCCATCCGGTCGCCGGCCGCATGCCGGGGCACATGAACGTCCTGCTGGCCGAGGCGGGCATCTCCTACGACAAGCTGATCGACATGGAGGACATCAACGAGCGCTTCGCCGGCACCGACGTCGCGCTCGTCGTCGGCGCCAACGACGTCGTCAATCCGGCGGCGCGCACCAACAAGAGCTCGCCGATCTACGGCATGCCGATCCTGAACGTCTCCGAGGCGACCAGCGTCATCGTGCTGAAGCGCGGCAAGGGCGCCGGCTTCTCCGGCGTCGAAAACGATCTCTTCGTGGCGCCAAAGACGTCTATGCTGTTCGGAGACGCGAAGCAGTCGTTGATGCAGCTGGGCGCCGAGGTCAAACTGGCCTAGCCCGCGCGAGCGGTGGCGCCGGCTCCGGCGCCACCAGCGGCTCCCCAGGCGAGAGCCACCTCCGGTTCGAATACCCGGCAGATGGACCGCAGGCACAATAGTCTTGCTATCATTCCAAAAATAAGATGAGCTAGCGTTTGCGGACGGTTCGAGAGGACAGCCGCCGGCATCCGACCGCCGGCGCTGGGGCCACCGCAACGGGAGGATCCAAATGAAGAAACAGGGTGTCGGCGCGTCCATGCTCCGCAAGGAGGACGACCGTTTCCTGCGCGGGCGCGGCCAGTATGTCGCCGACCTGCGGCTGCCGGGAATGAAGGACGTCGCCTTTGTCCGCTCGCCGCTCGCCCATGCGCGCATCACCGGCGTCCGCATTCCCGACGAGATGCGCGACCGGGTCTATGTCGCGGGCGACCTCGAGGGCGTGAAGCCGATCGTCGCCGTCTCGGGCCTCGCCGGCTTCAAGGTCTCCGAGCAGCCGGTTCTGGCCTTCGAGAAGGTGCGCCAGGTCGGCGAGCTGATCGCCGTCTGCGTCGGCGCGACCCGGGCCGAGGCGGAGGATATCGCCGCGACCGTCGAGCTCGACCTCGACGAATTGCCGGCCCTGCACGACATGATCGCCGCCCGGAAGCCGGGCGCCGCGCTGGTGCATGAGCATTGGGGCGACAACGTCTTTCTCGAGACCTTCGTCGACGTCAACATGGAAGCGGCCTACGACGCGCCGATCAAGGTGACGCGCGAGATCTCGACTGCCCGCCAGTCGATGGCGCCGATGGAAGGGCGCGGCACCGTCGCCTACTGGGACAAGCGGCTGGAGCAGCTCGTGCTCCACACCGGCAGCCAGATGCCGCACATCGTCCGCACCGGCCTCGCCGAATGCCTCGGCCTCGACCAGGGCCAGGTCCGCATCGTCTCGCCGGATGTCGGCGGCGGCTTCGGCTACAAGGGCATCCTGCTGCCGGAGGATATCTGCCTCGCCTTCCTCGCCATGAAGCTCGACCATCCGGTGCGC
Coding sequences within:
- a CDS encoding NAD(P) transhydrogenase subunit alpha, translating into MTSTAVIQLFVFVLAGFVGFQAITRVPPLLHTPLMAATNAISGISLVASIVLAGANQSVLSTVLGTIAVGCAMANVVGGFLITDRMLAMFDKAKAAKQEERASARVH
- a CDS encoding NAD(P)(+) transhydrogenase (Re/Si-specific) subunit beta — translated: MIDIVIQLSYLLASVLFIFALRSLSRPDTARRGMQLAAFGMLIAVAATLLHARIVTYEWILIGAAVGALIGYPLGMWVPMTAMPQRIAFSHAFGALAATLVGIGEYAHLYHEQSLTRGVMTALGFEVLLGALTVTGSLMAFGKLQELLPGRPITFPLQNYFNLALFALGVAGLVWVVLFPYDVWVFAAICAIGLIVGILIVMPIGGADMPVVVSLLNAYAGLAAVATGFALDNNVLIVVGALDGASGFILSVAMSKAMNRSFANVLFGAFGSAGGPDEAAASGASGDMTAIQVDDAALRLAFANRVIIVPGYGLAVAQAQHQARELVDLLEKRGVDVRFAIHPVAGRMPGHMNVLLAEAGISYDKLIDMEDINERFAGTDVALVVGANDVVNPAARTNKSSPIYGMPILNVSEATSVIVLKRGKGAGFSGVENDLFVAPKTSMLFGDAKQSLMQLGAEVKLA